The following proteins come from a genomic window of Zygotorulaspora mrakii chromosome 8, complete sequence:
- the ARG2 gene encoding acetyl-CoA:L-glutamate N-acetyltransferase (similar to Saccharomyces cerevisiae ARG2 (YJL071W); ancestral locus Anc_1.301): MLGRFVLGGIGYDPPNAASRKLILSILNSTATKREAKDYITKYANGAKINHCLLLTRQSHRLNEKSLLQLSEVIKRLHMLGLRPICLIPPSSHVPHQAESLDKMLTRAQLRPLHCQNGLTKLLSGRYESILSSQSYLFSDERMTDVVPIIRPFVFEESSATQYMTKDAVTFTRYLCSDNIPYIDKFFILNRIGGIPSGERNENSHVFINLSQEFGNLREVLQRKYNELDDNRVDSDDVLGRLKVYAMEKKTSLTKRRFKEHIEDIQLMNAVLSKLSTTATGLITTVKAASLASDENNPLLYNLLTDRSLISSSLPRFKKRHGSLELTSETHSWYELPFDLEEENNYNSMAKDAVAVTTVLKKGVHIKIFNESTLTQYNCIGLPTKFHSPQGGSSLKLEKLNLNKLESILNQSFGRKIDLEHYLDRINGNVASVIVIGDYEGIAILTFEGPAENQFVYLDKFAVLPHLKGSLGISDIIFNLMFKMFPRELLWRSRRENVVNKWYFQRSVGVLDLSIKLANGDRRPSQFKLFFYGDPEATNNSFENQERLDDYAKYVRDINPSWKK, encoded by the coding sequence ATGCTGGGGAGGTTTGTTCTAGGGGGTATAGGCTATGATCCACCAAATGCTGCTTCCAGAAAGCTTATACTATCGATACTAAACTCTACGGCAACTAAAAGGGAAGCAAAAGATTACATAACCAAATATGCTAATGGTGCCAAAATCAACCATTGCTTATTGTTGACACGCCAATCACACCGCTTAAATGAGAAGAGTCTCCTCCAGCTATCGGAAGTTATCAAAAGACTACACATGCTTGGATTGAGGCCAATCTGTTTGATTCCACCATCAAGTCACGTGCCTCATCAAGCCGAATCATTGGACAAGATGCTAACTAGAGCTCAATTACGACCTCTGCACTGTCAGAATGGCCTCACTAAATTACTTTCAGGTCGATACGAGTCTATTTTATCTTCACAAAGTTATCTTTTTAGTGACGAGCGCATGACAGATGTGGTACCGATAATCAGGCCATTCGTATTTGAAGAATCGTCTGCCACACAATACATGACGAAAGATGCAGTTACATTTACCAGGTATCTCTGTAGTGATAATATTCCTTatattgataaattttttattctgaATAGGATAGGAGGAATACCATCGGGTGAGAGAAACGAAAACTCACATGTATTCATTAACCTAAGTCAAGAGTTCGGAAATCTGAGAGAAGTActgcaaagaaaatataatGAATTGGACGACAACAGGGTGGATTCAGATGATGTTTTGGGTAGATTGAAAGTATACGCTATGGAGAAAAAGACTTCTCTCACAAAGAGGAGATTCAAGGAACACATAGAAGATATACAATTGATGAACGCGGTATTGTCTAAGCTTTCCACTACAGCCACGGGTCTTATTACAACAGTAAAGGCTGCTTCACTGGCATCAGATGAAAACAATCCACTTTTGTATAATTTGCTGACTGATAGATCATTGATCTCGTCTTCGTTACCGCGATTTAAAAAGAGGCATGGATCACTCGAATTGACGAGTGAAACCCATAGTTGGTACGAATTACCGTTCGACttagaagaagagaataaTTACAATAGTATGGCGAAAGACGCTGTGGCAGTTACAACAGTTTTAAAGAAAGGAGTACACATCAAGATATTTAATGAGTCTACATTGACACAATATAATTGTATTGGATTACCCACCAAATTCCATTCCCCACAAGGCGGCTCATCCTTGAAATTAGAGAAATTAAATCTCAATAAGCTGGAATCTATACTAAACCAAAGTTTTGGTCGTAAAATAGACTTGGAACATTATCTTGATCGCATAAATGGAAACGTTGCATCTGTGATAGTGATTGGCGATTACGAGGGGATAGCAATTTTGACTTTTGAAGGACCAGCTGAAAATCAATTCGTTTACTTGGATAAATTCGCCGTCTTACCTCATTTGAAGGGATCCTTGGGAATCTCGGACATAATATTTAACCTTATGTTCAAGATGTTTCCTAGAGAATTATTGTGGAGAAGTAGAAGAGAAAATGTTGTTAATAAGTGGTACTTTCAGCGTAGTGTAGGTGTGCTTGATCTGTCAATAAAGTTGGCTAATGGCGATAGAAGACCGAGCcaattcaaattatttttctatGGTGATCCTGAAGCAACCAATAActcatttgaaaatcaagaaagattGGACGATTACGCAAAATATGTCAGGGATATTAATCCgagctggaaaaaatga
- the HAB1 gene encoding Hab1p (similar to Saccharomyces cerevisiae YBR285W; ancestral locus Anc_1.299), which yields MSFIIKLFSKKKGIKLEQQQKQQKQQLQQQNATIIDALYTQDDDGFVNICHSTTGSMAEEGVDISKWEMAKILGGHRNAAMAQERCTSSSGVKKLDKSARTVTTKQARFAANATPFEMKDETAMEDSLELDMYDDKRNRIIKRSNRRKFNFESKIGC from the coding sequence ATGTCGTTCATTATAAAGTTGTTTAGTAAGAAGAAAGGCATCAAGCTCGAGCAGCAGCAGAAGCAGCAGAAGCAGCAGCTACAGCAGCAAAATGCTACGATCATTGACGCGCTGTATACGCAAGACGATGACGGCTTCGTGAACATATGCCACTCCACTACAGGGTCGATGGCAGAGGAGGGCGTTGATATATCTAAGTGGGAGATGGCCAAGATACTAGGCGGCCATAGGAACGCAGCTATGGCACAAGAACGCTGCACCAGCTCCTCCGGTGTCAAAAAGCTCGACAAATCTGCAAGAACTGTCACTACCAAACAAGCGAGATTCGCCGCCAATGCCACGCCCTTCGAAATGAAGGACGAGACTGCCATGGAGGACTCTCTTGAACTTGACATGTACGACGACAAGAGAAACCgtattatcaaaagatctaacagaagaaaattcaacttCGAGAGTAAAATAGGTTGCTAG
- the JEM1 gene encoding Jem1p (similar to Saccharomyces cerevisiae JEM1 (YJL073W); ancestral locus Anc_1.297): MLMIIHLLYPLLCLVCVACAQELICDVSKLQLSVKDLKYDSQSLLQCERLVNTLSSCVNEGFHVQDLINQVLYKAGLIQLSLNQELKAIESFDRIVNFNNTAFKDLATERLDKLYSEFGLWENIKSGSTKESFLKLNETAFAKWQTHDISIIENELPQLLQISPYSYNTRSLYIEALFWSLAANGKVDISTASTIIKNLELLLEKFSGILSLEERIKMHYSISVLQVFVINTEPTHLRKCLAIDMDYEPCKKITLLYNRLSKINPGRFDILDPEIYAFGPSSEMNWDKMIEFYFHSKKPCTKLPDGIKFKNNYELVLVAVKAAIDHLFENYNSITYKGVTEFQKFIDTSICQALPHLLKEKTNILPICEKALQEVLSKNALEAYGNSEISEETLSEVWNSFPHIAIYMLENILSKRKKPMPEIQDRLYKFYQDNKLIKSQNKYIQRQFQIVNKLVQTRKQQHQQQQHQQQQQQQQQRFNFNQQQQQQQQQQQQQSNGMNAEKDYYKILGVPKNADSKEVRQAYLAFTKKFHPDKQGQLSEKEQESNHEKMSEINEAYETLSDTDRRRDYDNIRSGARDGRMNPNMFRQQRPNPNMQHFRFNNFNGNFKFNF; this comes from the coding sequence ATGTTAATGATTATTCACTTGCTTTATCCATTGCTCTGTTTGGTGTGCGTTGCATGTGCTCAGGAATTAATTTGTGACGTGAGCAAATTGCAATTGTCGGTTAAAGATCTCAAATATGATTCACAGTCTCTTCTGCAATGTGAGCGGTTGGTCAACACACTTTCTAGCTGTGTTAATGAGGGGTTTCACGTACAAGATTTGATAAATCAGGTACTATACAAGGCAGGACTTATACAATTGAGCTTGAATCAAGAGTTGAAAGCCATCGAATCATTTGACCGTATCGTAAATTTCAATAACAcagctttcaaagatttggCAACTGAGAGATTGGATAAGCTGTATTCTGAATTCGGCCTATGGGAAAACATCAAGTCTGGTAGTACTAAagaatcttttttgaagctaAATGAGACAGCTTTCGCAAAGTGGCAGACTCACGATATATCTATCATCGAAAATGAGCTGCCCCAACTGTTGCAGATATCACCATACAGTTACAACACAAGGTCCCTCTATATTGAAGCGCTGTTCTGGAGTCTAGCAGCCAATGGAAAGGTTGATATTTCCACAGCTAGTacaataataaaaaatctcGAATTAttgcttgaaaaattctctgGTATATTATCTCTAGAAGAACGAATTAAAATGCACTACTCAATATCAGTTCTACAAGTTTTCGTCATCAACACGGAACCTACACATCTAAGAAAATGTTTGGCAATAGACATGGATTATGAGCCttgtaaaaaaatcactTTGCTCTACAATAGATTGAGCAAAATCAATCCTGGCAGGTTTGATATTCTTGACCCAGAGATCTATGCTTTTGGACCTTCGTCTGAAATGAATTGGGATAAAATGATAGAGTTTTACTTTCATTCGAAGAAGCCATGTACCAAATTACCAGACGGTATaaagttcaaaaataaCTACGAGCTGGTACTTGTCGCCGTTAAAGCAGCTATCGATCATTTGTTTGAAAATTACAATTCGATCACATATAAAGGGGTGACAgagtttcaaaagttcattGATACGTCAATCTGCCAGGCTTTACCTCATTTACTCAAGGAAAAAACTAATATCTTACCAATTTGTGAAAAAGCTTTGCAAGAAGTCTTGAGTAAAAATGCTCTAGAAGCATATGGTAATTCGGAAATTTCCGAAGAAACATTATCAGAAGTTTGGAACTCTTTTCCGCATATTGCTATATATATGCTAGAGAACATTTTATCAAAGCGTAAAAAACCCATGCCAGAGATTCAGGATCGATTATACAAATTTTACCAGGACAACAAGTTGATAAAATCTCAAAATAAGTATATTCAGCgccaatttcaaatagttAACAAACTCGTTCAAACAAGAAAGCAGCAGCAccaacagcagcaacatcaacaacaacaacaacaacaacagcaacgGTTTAATTTCaatcagcagcagcagcagcagcagcaacaacaacagcagcaatCAAATGGTATGAATGCTGAAAAAGACTATTATAAAATACTAGGTGTTCCTAAGAATGCGGACTCCAAGGAAGTTAGACAAGCATATTTGGCTTTCACAAAGAAGTTCCATCCGGACAAGCAAGGGCAATTGTCTGAGAAAGAACAAGAGTCAAATCACGAGAAGATGTCAGAGATTAACGAGGCGTATGAAACTCTAAGTGACACTGATAGACGTAGGGACTACGACAATATAAGATCCGGTGCAAGAGATGGCAGAATGAATCCAAATATGTTCAGACAACAAAGACCAAATCCAAATATGCAACACTTCAgattcaacaatttcaacggaaatttcaaatttaattTTTAA
- the PSF2 gene encoding DNA replication protein PSF2 (similar to Saccharomyces cerevisiae PSF2 (YJL072C); ancestral locus Anc_1.300) — protein sequence MSLPDCLRHTFSPEEIQFIVENELIKIFPRITTRQNIRSRNAGQRPNVKCQLITTNDHNVNNMVAMQSTEVALWLALLLKQQKKCSIVAPQWLTIKELESLIQFEKANSDRFSAMPWNWLVVAQLLFKRAPDDFHDPVHALRGKIQDLREIRQVKVLKGLRHLNESHLQLDNLSLLEINELRPSIIGIMDKLRQIHSAAHASGNSNTDDQQAEIADY from the coding sequence ATGTCGTTGCCCGACTGCCTACGACATACGTTTTCACCAGAGGAAATCCAGTTCATTGTAGAGAATGAACTTATTAAAATTTTCCCACGTATAACCACTCGTCAAAATATAAGATCCAGAAATGCAGGTCAGCGCCCCAACGTCAAATGCCAACTAATAACAACAAACGACCACAATGTGAACAACATGGTAGCAATGCAGTCAACAGAGGTAGCCTTGTGGCTGGCATTGCTTTTGAAGCAGCAGAAGAAATGCAGTATAGTGGCACCTCAATGGCTTACGATCAAAGAACTCGAGTCTCTAATACAATTCGAGAAGGCAAATAGTGATAGGTTCAGCGCTATGCCCTGGAATTGGCTCGTTGTGGCCCAGCTGTTGTTCAAGAGAGCACCTGACGACTTTCATGACCCTGTCCACGCCCTTAGAGGTAAGATCCAAGACCTCAGGGAAATACGACAAGTTAAAGTACTCAAGGGACTGAGACATCTTAATGAATCTCATCTACAGCTCGACAATCTCAGCCTGCTTGAAATAAATGAACTGAGACCGTCGATAATAGGCATCATGGACAAACTGCGACAGATCCACAGCGCAGCACATGCAAGTGGTAACTCTAATACTGATGATCAGCAAGCCGAAATTGCAGATTATTAA
- the APE3 gene encoding aminopeptidase Y (similar to Saccharomyces cerevisiae APE3 (YBR286W); ancestral locus Anc_1.298), which produces MKVSLLAAAATSIFASVGQSILIPQVAQEAFGALDEEHELHFDADSLGFPKPHIPYFLKPMVESEKLQEKIVLDDLNQTVSDLFELSKASVKRYGNPTRVIGSAGHWKTINYILRQFDDMRDYYDISLQAFSALNGKIWSFNLSDANTGKTFPKTKAFSLSPPVRPFVGELVEIPNLGCDEADFDAVTPEPPFEGQKRKIALIERGQCPFGVKSDLAGKYGYQAVVIFDNDPKADKGLQGTLGEPTNHTVSTIGVTHETGKKLIENIVLNKHYSLYFAMDSYVGRTWTKNIIADTKHGDEDNIVMLGAHSDSVEEGPGINDDGSGTASLLNVAKQLTHYKINNKVRFAWWAAEEEGLLGSNYYANNLTPEENQKIRLFMDYDMMASPNYEYEIYNASNAENPKGSEELKNLYIDYYEARNLSYVLVDFDGRSDYVGFIENSIPAGGIATGAEKTNPKDGKPFDSCYHSLCDNVTNLAWDAFLVNTKLIAHSVATYAYSLENFPTRENATAISSVPAMSKLKYRADKLII; this is translated from the coding sequence ATGAAGGTATCACTATTGGCAGCCGCTGCCACCTCAATATTTGCCTCTGTCGGGCAATCGATTTTAATTCCACAGGTTGCTCAGGAAGCATTTGGAGCTCTTGATGAGGAGCACGAATTGCACTTTGACGCTGATAGTTTGGGATTCCCAAAGCCTCACATTCCGTACTTTCTAAAACCAATGGttgaatctgaaaaacttcaagaaaaaattgtgcTTGACGATTTGAACCAGACCGTGAGTGATCTTTTTGAGCTTTCGAAAGCTTCAGTCAAAAGATATGGCAATCCAACCCGTGTTATTGGATCTGCGGGTCATTGGAAAACGATCAATTACATCTTGAGACAATTTGACGACATGCGAGACTATTACGATATTTCTTTGCAAGCGTTTAGTGCCCTTAATGGCAAAATCTGGTCATTCAACCTGTCTGATGCCAATACTGGCAAGACTTTCCCTAAAACTAAGGCATTTTCCTTGTCTCCACCAGTTAGACCATTTGTTGGTGAATTGGTCGAAATTCCAAACTTGGGATGTGATGAAGCAGATTTTGATGCTGTTACGCCCGAACCACCTTTTGAGGgacaaaagagaaaaattgcTCTCATTGAAAGAGGTCAATGCCCATTTGGTGTTAAGAGTGATTTGGCAGGTAAGTACGGTTATCAAGCTGTAGTTATCTTTGACAATGATCCAAAAGCAGACAAAGGTTTGCAAGGTACTTTAGGGGAACCAACCAACCATACAGTTTCCACTATTGGTGTCACACATGAAACGGGTAAAAAGTTGATTGAAAACATTGTCCTGAACAAACATTACTCTCTATATTTTGCCATGGACTCTTATGTGGGCAGAACATGGaccaaaaatatcattgcGGACACAAAACatggtgatgaagataacATTGTGATGCTCGGAGCTCATTCTGACTCTGTTGAAGAGGGTCCAGGTattaatgatgatggtTCCGGTACGGCGTCTTTACTAAATGTTGCCAAACAACTAACCCATTACAAAATAAACAATAAAGTTCGTTTTGCTTGGTGGGCggcagaagaagaaggacTTCTGGGATCGAATTATTATGCTAATAACTTAACTCCcgaagaaaatcaaaaaattagaCTTTTCATGGACTATGATATGATGGCATCACCAAACTATGAGTATGAAATCTACAATGCTTCCAATGCTGAAAATCCAAAGGGATCTGAGGAACTCAAAAATCTTTACATAGATTATTATGAGGCACGTAATTTGAGCTATGTGCTTGTTGATTTCGATGGTCGCTCAGATTATGTCGgtttcattgaaaattccaTTCCAGCCGGTGGTATTGCGACAGGTGCCGAAAAAACTAATCCAAAAGATGGCAAGCCATTTGATTCATGTTACCATTCACTTTGTGACAACGTCACAAACTTGGCATGGGATGCTTTCCTGGTTAATACAAAATTGATAGCACACTCCGTTGCAACCTATGCTTATTCTTTAGAAAACTTCCCAACTAGAGAAAACGCAACcgcaatttcttcagtcCCTGCAATGTCAAAATTGAAGTACAGGGCTGATAAGTTGATCATTTAA